In Deltaproteobacteria bacterium, a single window of DNA contains:
- a CDS encoding response regulator: MLTMDVRTDKPRVLYVDDEMENLHGFKALFRRDYTILLAESAATALKVLRSERIDVLITDQRMPEMTGTDLLEVASREFPDTIRFMLTGYSDFAPLVAAINKGKVQGYFSKPINPDEVAAQIRKGLELSRLKERNTQLLAAYEQSQRLLGEAHALARLGVWSWDRATDTVTWSRELCRMMNRDPYQAPPRLDDLPEILAPESVRRLTDAIHRALDNGDNYDVELECAGDTGKTRWVNALGGPSKNGDGHVIGLHGTVQDITESKRFRQELRQARDAAEEASRAKSDFLANMSHEIRTPLSGLMGVLHLLEAGRLDAEQRALVGMALRSGERLTRLLADLLDLSRIEAGRMLINVEAFQLEETLTAVREAFDPLCRDKNLPIVIDVAADVPATLVGDEVRIRQVLFNFVGNALKFTMQGRIEIRVARLRGRTAREVRLLVTVADSGIGIPENKLGLLCKPFSQITRSYTRAQQGAGLGLTISHRLVEALGGAMTIDSIEGQGTTVWLMLPLGLAPEDTNQDMPTPDGPPSRSRPMRILLVEDDDICRITATALLTRMGHVVQTAAHGDEAIDQLRQSRFDCVLMDVQMPTMDGLTATRLIRSGMAGVLDPSVPIVAQTAYAMPAERDLFLGAGMNGYICKPLSIRDLETVLERLDRTS, encoded by the coding sequence ATGCTGACCATGGATGTCCGGACGGACAAACCGCGCGTTCTGTACGTGGATGACGAGATGGAAAACCTGCATGGATTCAAGGCTCTTTTCCGGCGCGACTACACGATTCTCCTGGCCGAATCGGCCGCCACGGCGCTCAAGGTCTTGCGCTCCGAGCGTATCGACGTCCTGATCACGGACCAGCGCATGCCCGAAATGACCGGCACGGATCTGCTGGAAGTGGCCTCCCGGGAATTTCCGGACACGATCCGCTTCATGCTGACCGGCTACAGCGACTTCGCGCCCCTGGTGGCGGCCATCAACAAGGGCAAGGTCCAGGGCTATTTCTCCAAACCCATCAACCCCGACGAGGTCGCGGCCCAAATCCGCAAGGGCCTGGAACTCTCTCGCCTCAAGGAACGCAACACCCAACTCCTGGCCGCCTACGAACAAAGCCAGCGCCTGCTTGGAGAGGCCCACGCCCTGGCCAGGCTCGGCGTCTGGAGCTGGGACCGGGCCACGGACACGGTCACGTGGTCCCGCGAACTGTGCCGGATGATGAACCGGGACCCCTACCAGGCGCCGCCACGACTTGACGATCTGCCCGAAATTCTCGCGCCGGAAAGCGTCCGGCGTCTGACCGACGCCATACACCGGGCCCTGGACAACGGGGACAACTACGACGTGGAACTGGAATGCGCCGGGGACACCGGCAAGACGCGTTGGGTCAACGCCCTGGGCGGACCGTCCAAAAACGGCGACGGCCACGTCATCGGGCTGCACGGCACGGTCCAGGACATCACCGAGAGCAAGCGGTTCCGCCAAGAGCTGCGCCAGGCCAGGGATGCCGCCGAGGAGGCCAGCCGGGCCAAAAGCGATTTCCTGGCGAACATGAGCCACGAAATCCGCACGCCCTTGAGTGGGCTCATGGGCGTGCTGCATCTGCTTGAAGCCGGACGGCTGGACGCGGAACAGCGCGCCCTGGTCGGCATGGCCCTGCGCTCCGGAGAACGCCTGACCCGCCTGCTGGCGGATCTGCTCGATCTGTCCCGGATCGAGGCCGGGCGGATGCTCATCAATGTCGAGGCCTTCCAACTGGAGGAAACCCTGACGGCGGTACGCGAGGCCTTCGACCCCCTGTGCCGGGACAAAAACCTGCCCATCGTCATCGACGTCGCCGCCGACGTGCCCGCCACATTGGTGGGCGATGAAGTCCGCATCCGGCAGGTGTTGTTCAATTTTGTGGGCAACGCGCTCAAATTCACGATGCAGGGCCGCATCGAGATCCGTGTGGCCCGGCTGCGCGGACGCACGGCGCGGGAAGTCCGCCTGCTTGTCACGGTCGCGGACTCTGGAATCGGCATCCCCGAAAACAAGCTCGGCCTGCTCTGCAAGCCCTTCAGCCAGATCACCCGGAGTTACACCCGCGCCCAGCAGGGCGCCGGCCTGGGCCTGACCATCAGCCATCGGTTGGTGGAGGCCCTGGGCGGCGCCATGACCATCGACAGCATCGAAGGCCAGGGGACCACGGTCTGGCTGATGCTGCCTCTCGGACTGGCGCCGGAGGACACGAACCAGGACATGCCCACCCCGGACGGGCCGCCATCGCGGTCCAGACCCATGCGCATTTTATTGGTCGAGGATGACGACATCTGCCGGATCACGGCCACGGCCCTGCTCACCCGCATGGGGCACGTGGTCCAAACCGCCGCCCATGGCGACGAAGCCATCGATCAGCTGCGCCAAAGCCGTTTCGACTGCGTCCTCATGGACGTGCAGATGCCGACCATGGACGGCTTGACGGCCACCCGCCTGATCCGCTCGGGCATGGCCGGAGTCCTGGACCCGTCCGTGCCCATCGTGGCCCAGACAGCCTACGCCATGCCCGCGGAGCGGGATTTGTTCCTCGGCGCCGGCATGAACGGCTATATCTGCAAGCCCCTGAGTATCAGGGATCTGGAAACTGTTCTGGAACGCCTGGACCGGACATCATGA